The genomic stretch GCTCTAAAGAAAGATCTATCGTCAGGAAAGGAGTTTATCTGAGTTGAAAAACCAACACAGGGAAATCATCTCCAAGGCAATCCGGCCCCGGGAGCTTACCAAGCGCGAGCGCGAGGTCGTCAAACTGGTTACAGAGGGTTATAAGAACAAAGAAGTTGCCGAGGAGCTGGGCATCGCCGTCAAAACGGTGGAGACCCACCGCGCCAATATCATGAACAAACTG from Candidatus Manganitrophus noduliformans encodes the following:
- a CDS encoding response regulator transcription factor; protein product: MKNQHREIISKAIRPRELTKREREVVKLVTEGYKNKEVAEELGIAVKTVETHRANIMNKLAFRNIAQLVRYAIQKGLVQIEID